One stretch of Paraburkholderia fungorum DNA includes these proteins:
- the tolA gene encoding cell envelope integrity protein TolA codes for MIRKNSEYPLQPPRERGTGRAFAFALVMHALLGFFLYHGIQWQNSTPAGAEAELWTEVPDTAIPHPVPPPPAPVAPAPPVPDEQADIALQEKKRQQQEAARQAQLAEQQRQQKLQAQQEADAKRQQQLAADQAAQLAAQKAAAAKLKQQQQQQQQQAEKLKQQQLAEQQKQQQLKEQQQEQLKEQQQKQAEADAQKKADAQKAAKAKAQADAAAQAKKMDAERRARLAQMMGGAGDSSSGNGLAKSGTGSGSGGTATSPGYADKVRRAVRPNISWGGETAGLETVISVRCSPTGTLLDASISRSSGNAAWDDAALRAVHRTDPMPQDINGKTPTSFLITLRPAG; via the coding sequence ATGATCCGCAAGAATTCCGAATACCCGCTCCAGCCACCGCGTGAACGCGGCACCGGGCGAGCCTTTGCGTTCGCTCTGGTGATGCACGCGCTGCTCGGGTTCTTCCTGTACCACGGCATTCAGTGGCAAAACAGCACGCCCGCAGGCGCGGAAGCGGAGTTGTGGACCGAGGTGCCCGACACGGCGATCCCGCATCCCGTTCCGCCGCCGCCCGCGCCGGTCGCCCCTGCCCCGCCGGTGCCCGACGAACAGGCCGATATCGCGTTGCAGGAAAAGAAACGCCAGCAACAGGAAGCGGCTCGTCAGGCGCAACTGGCTGAACAGCAGCGCCAGCAGAAACTGCAGGCTCAGCAGGAAGCCGATGCGAAGCGTCAGCAGCAACTGGCCGCCGATCAGGCTGCACAGCTCGCAGCGCAAAAGGCCGCGGCAGCGAAACTGAAGCAGCAACAGCAACAACAGCAGCAACAGGCCGAGAAGCTGAAACAGCAGCAACTGGCCGAGCAGCAAAAGCAGCAGCAGCTTAAAGAACAGCAGCAGGAACAACTGAAGGAACAGCAGCAAAAGCAGGCCGAAGCCGACGCGCAGAAGAAAGCTGATGCGCAGAAGGCAGCGAAGGCCAAAGCGCAGGCAGATGCTGCGGCGCAAGCGAAGAAGATGGATGCAGAGCGGCGCGCACGTCTCGCCCAGATGATGGGTGGCGCGGGCGACAGCTCGAGCGGCAACGGCCTGGCGAAGAGCGGCACGGGTAGCGGTTCAGGCGGCACGGCGACATCGCCGGGTTACGCAGACAAGGTGCGTCGCGCGGTTCGCCCGAACATCTCGTGGGGCGGCGAAACGGCTGGTCTTGAAACTGTCATCTCCGTACGCTGCTCGCCGACCGGCACCTTGCTGGACGCAAGCATCTCGCGCAGCAGCGGCAATGCAGCATGGGATGACGCCGCATTGCGGGCCGTCCACCGGACCGATCCGATGCCTCAGGATATCAACGGCAAAACGCCGACGAGTTTCCTGATCACGTTGCGCCCGGCAGGTTGA
- the tolR gene encoding protein TolR gives MAGSRSSSMRGSRQRRAMADINVVPYIDVMLVLLVIFMVTAPLVAPSIVNLPTVGGAAPQQQTPPVIVNIRADGNMSVKYKDDSGAQQQENMTKADLNGFIADRAASHPDQPVVIAADKTVKYEVVMNVMSELKGQGVKRVGLLVKSQ, from the coding sequence ATGGCAGGCTCTCGTTCCTCCAGCATGCGCGGCTCGCGTCAGCGCCGCGCGATGGCCGACATCAACGTCGTGCCGTACATCGACGTGATGCTCGTGCTGCTCGTGATCTTCATGGTGACCGCGCCGCTGGTCGCCCCGTCGATCGTCAATCTGCCGACCGTCGGTGGTGCCGCGCCGCAACAGCAAACGCCGCCCGTCATCGTGAACATTCGCGCCGACGGCAACATGAGCGTCAAATACAAGGACGACTCCGGCGCGCAGCAGCAGGAAAACATGACGAAGGCGGATCTGAACGGCTTTATCGCCGACCGGGCGGCATCGCATCCTGACCAGCCGGTTGTGATTGCCGCCGACAAGACCGTCAAGTACGAAGTCGTGATGAACGTGATGTCCGAGCTGAAAGGCCAGGGCGTCAAGCGCGTTGGATTGCTCGTCAAATCGCAATGA
- the tolQ gene encoding protein TolQ, translated as MNTTQDLSIVSLVLNASLLAQAVMALLLLLSLLSWTFIFRKWFAIRRARAQTERFERDFWSGGDLQALYQSAANNRHTIGALERIFESGMREFLKGKEKRLNDSGAILDGARRAMRAAFQREMDVLEANLAFLASVGSVSPYIGLFGTVWGIMNAFRGLANVQQATLANVAPGIAEALTATAIGLFAAIPAVVAYNRYAHDIDRLAIRFETFIEEFSNILQRQAQ; from the coding sequence ATGAACACTACACAAGATCTGTCGATCGTTTCATTAGTACTCAACGCGAGCCTGCTGGCGCAGGCCGTCATGGCCCTGCTGCTGTTGCTGTCGCTGCTGTCGTGGACTTTCATCTTCCGCAAGTGGTTTGCGATCCGCCGGGCGCGGGCGCAAACTGAACGCTTCGAACGCGATTTCTGGTCGGGCGGCGACCTGCAGGCGCTTTATCAAAGTGCTGCGAACAACCGCCATACCATCGGCGCGCTGGAACGAATTTTCGAATCCGGCATGCGCGAATTCCTGAAAGGCAAAGAAAAGCGTCTGAACGATTCAGGCGCAATTCTCGACGGTGCACGGCGCGCGATGCGTGCCGCGTTCCAGCGTGAGATGGACGTGCTCGAAGCCAATCTCGCGTTCCTCGCGTCGGTCGGCTCGGTCAGCCCGTACATCGGTCTGTTCGGTACGGTCTGGGGGATCATGAACGCGTTCCGCGGCCTCGCCAACGTCCAGCAGGCCACGCTCGCGAACGTCGCGCCAGGCATCGCCGAAGCGTTGACGGCCACCGCGATCGGCCTGTTCGCGGCCATTCCGGCTGTCGTGGCTTACAACCGCTACGCGCACGACATCGACCGTCTGGCGATCCGTTTCGAGACCTTCATCGAAGAATTCTCGAACATTCTGCAGCGCCAGGCACAGTAA
- the ybgC gene encoding tol-pal system-associated acyl-CoA thioesterase: MRRMNISTSQPGTEIGYTWPIRVYYEDTDAGGIVFYANYLKFFERARTEWLRACGVDQARLADETGAIFIVSNTAVDYRAPARLDDIVKIVSRIERLGRASVDFTQEAWRDGTLLAKGTIRIGCVDRIALRPTAIPPPVLAALRRGPEVGGGVSTNHT; the protein is encoded by the coding sequence ATGCGCCGCATGAATATTTCGACCAGCCAGCCTGGCACGGAAATCGGCTACACGTGGCCTATCCGCGTGTACTACGAAGATACCGACGCCGGCGGCATCGTGTTTTACGCAAATTACCTGAAATTTTTTGAACGGGCGCGTACCGAATGGCTACGCGCGTGCGGTGTCGACCAGGCCCGGCTGGCGGATGAAACTGGCGCAATTTTCATTGTCAGCAATACTGCGGTCGACTATCGGGCGCCGGCCAGGCTTGACGATATCGTCAAAATTGTCAGCCGGATCGAGCGTCTTGGCCGAGCTTCGGTGGATTTCACGCAGGAAGCGTGGCGTGACGGCACGCTGCTTGCTAAAGGGACAATCCGGATTGGCTGTGTCGACCGTATCGCGCTTCGCCCGACCGCGATTCCTCCGCCGGTTCTCGCTGCTTTGCGGCGCGGACCGGAAGTCGGCGGCGGCGTGTCAACGAATCACACCTGA
- the ydfG gene encoding bifunctional NADP-dependent 3-hydroxy acid dehydrogenase/3-hydroxypropionate dehydrogenase YdfG, whose protein sequence is MIVFVTGASAGFGAAIARAFVKGGHRVVATARRKDRLQALADELGDALLPYELDVRDRAAVEAVPASLPADFAAIDVLVNNAGLALGTEPAQKASLDEWNTMIETNCTGLVQVTHALLPGMVERNRGHVFNLGSVAGRWPYAGGNVYGATKAFVRQFSLNLRADLAGTALRVTDIEPGLCGGTEFSNVRYRGDDEKAGKVYENVQPLTAEDIADSVYWIATRPAHVNINTIELMPVAQSFAGLSIHRG, encoded by the coding sequence GGATTCGGCGCTGCTATCGCTCGCGCCTTCGTCAAGGGCGGCCATCGCGTCGTCGCCACCGCTCGCCGCAAAGACCGCCTGCAAGCCCTCGCCGACGAACTCGGCGACGCACTTCTGCCCTATGAACTCGACGTGCGCGACCGCGCCGCTGTCGAAGCGGTCCCGGCATCGCTGCCGGCCGATTTCGCTGCAATCGACGTCCTCGTCAACAACGCGGGCCTCGCTCTCGGCACCGAACCTGCTCAAAAGGCGAGCCTCGACGAGTGGAACACCATGATCGAGACCAACTGCACAGGCCTCGTGCAAGTCACGCATGCGCTGCTGCCGGGCATGGTCGAACGCAATCGCGGGCACGTTTTCAACCTGGGTTCTGTGGCGGGCCGCTGGCCGTACGCGGGCGGCAACGTTTACGGCGCCACCAAAGCCTTCGTGCGCCAGTTCAGCCTGAACCTGCGCGCCGATCTGGCCGGCACGGCACTGCGCGTCACCGACATCGAACCGGGCTTGTGCGGAGGCACCGAATTCTCGAACGTGCGTTATCGCGGCGACGACGAAAAAGCCGGCAAGGTCTACGAAAACGTTCAGCCGCTGACGGCGGAAGATATCGCCGACTCCGTTTACTGGATCGCCACTCGTCCGGCACACGTGAATATCAACACGATCGAGCTGATGCCGGTGGCTCAATCGTTCGCCGGATTGTCTATTCATCGCGGCTAA